The segment CCGAAATCAAACACCAGGGCCTGGACACACAGACGCAAATACACGATTTATGAGTTCTGCAGCACAATCCGACGAtaggaaaacaacacaacccGCCTCACACCTCAGCGGAGCCCAGCAGGGAGACGGTGGGGATGGAGGCCCAGGCTTGTTCGTGAGGCACCAGCCTGTTCTCCACCAGCCTGTACACACAGTTGGACTCCACCACGCCGCGCTCGTAGAACTCATCCTCCTCTGGTGCACCAGCTCCTGCAGGCAGAGATCGCAGAACCGGACTGTACCTGTCTTCTGTTGTCGTCCACTGTTGTTCTGTGTTAACAACACATTTGGACCGCTCACCTCTGTACTGCGCTCGTCCTCCTAGAAGGCTCCAGAAGTCTGAGGCCACTGCGTGGTCGGAGTTCTGCCCCTCCTCCAGGTGGACGACCTGGGAGGCCTGACAGCCGAGGTCTCTCTGGCTCTGGATCAACGAAGCCAGCTCtgaagcctgaaaaaaaaataaataaataaataaataaaaatcaacaactcAACTTTTTAACAACACTGCCTAAAGCACCGTACAACCAGCTAGTGGCAGAATAATGAGACTGTGGCATTAAACGTGACTTTTCACAGCAGAGATTAATGCAGAATACATTTTCCCAAACTGTATTAAACGGCACCAATTACACCTTGTCACTCTGTCATGTTATCCAAAGAAACACACCTTGGATTTTTCTTGTTCGTTGGCAAACGCTCCGCTCCAAACGATGCAGTGCTCCGGAGAGACCAGAAGGAAGCAGTCGCCGCTGTTGAGCGACCGCACCGAGGGCTCGACCAGACGCACCTGGACATGCCGCCTACCTGTCACCACAGGCGGTGGTTAATATAAACACCTTAAGACGAGGAGAGCATCACACTGACGCGCCATCCAAGTCGTCTCTGACCTTTGATGTGAATGAGCATCAGGCTGCTGAAGGGGGGGTGGGACTTGGCGCCGGCCGCATCTGAGGAAAGACTGAGGCCGTCTGGTCTGACAGGGTGGGAATCAGAGTTTTTCGactctgcagacagaagcaaacTGTAAGTGGAAGAGTTGTGGGGTGAAAAGGAGAAGGGTATGAAAAGAAGCGGACGGAGACTCACTCTTCTCTGCTTGGATCTGATCCTCAGCAGCGGCGTTGACTCCCTCTCCCATGAAGTCCTGCCTGATGTCCTCTCGAGCAGCCAGAGCCCTCAGAGGGTTTCTGGAGCCCTGAGTCCGACGAGATGGCCGCACTGAGCGCCTGTGCTGTGCCACTGCTGAAGTCAGTctacgcaaacacacaaatacaatagaTAAGAGCTCACATTGACAACATATTGTTACcaccatttatttttgtgaaataacaAGTAATACTGATTAGGTGCATCCAAAATCCTCCCCGTGTGTTGAACTATGCTCAAATTTGGTCTTTCTCATCCTTTCACAAGTTACTCTGTTTTTTGTCACCAGGAGTCACCAGCAGAGGGCAACACAACGGCAACAGATAAAGACACACAATGTTTCCAAGGAATGAAAGATTCACCATGACAAGTTGGTGAAAAGACTAAAGCAGCCAAACATGAGAATGCTGAcctgtttcatttttgtgttcGCATAGATCACATCTTGGCTAATGAATGTTTGAACACTAACAATACAGAAAATAAGCTCATTCAATATGTAAACAGGttttcagaaaactgaaaaatattaatattacacCAATCAAAACTAATAATTGATCCGTCTTTAGGATATATGGAGTTTATCTACATATGAATATCACATAAACCCCCATAAGATCTAAAAAGGGgattctttgtgtatttttggacGATATAAAATAAGACAATGCTGTCTATTTCCAGACTAACGTGTCAGCTCCCACAATAACCCTAAAAGGACTGAAGGGACAAGCTCCAGAAGGGACACAACTGCAGTCCTCATTTTATAACCAAATGAGAATCTGACGTACTTTTAAAATATAGAGATACCAAAAAATCTactaaaaatctaaaatttggagagttttttttaatcataccTGTTTGTCAGTTCTGTCTTCccaaaaaaagacatgaaaacaaaaagtaacaGTTGTTCACCATCATTTAACCAGTTTTGATCCTGTACAccataaaatataaactatatGACACGTTAAAAAGCAGATTGTCTTGCACACATCAGTGTATTTCAGAAGTTTACAGCAGAGATGCTAAAAGCACTAATCTTACAGTTTGTAGTAAAACCAGGCTCACATGGGTGTGTTGGTCTGGCAGAGGACGTCCAGGTCCTGCTCGCTCTCTGCGGCAGTGACGTCTCCACAGGGTGGGGCGTCGCAGGCGGAGGGAGGCGGCCGGTCACTGCGGAAACCTCCATCAAACGTGCTGGACTCATCTCCAGGCGTTTCCTGCTTCACCTCAGGTGGAGAGCTCTGCGgagctggtgggggggggggggggggggggacggaAATGACGACGCTTAAGTTTAAATGAATTACATTAACAAACCTTTACCATGATGGGCTGCAGGCCAGTTATACTTCACCTTCAAACTCCATTGCAGGCTGCCGGGAGGTCTCTGTTAAAGCAAGAGAGTAAGCTGGTTATagagacaaacaggaaactaGTGCTGAGCCTGAGGTGAGATACTGCTGCTCTAACCTTTGGATGCACATATTGGAGCTGCAGTGATGGTCTCATTGGTGTCGGCCTCTGGAGATCCAGGcggtaaacaaaaaaaaagggctggAGTTAGAAAAAAAGTATCTGACAAGGCAGAAATAAGGAGCAGAGGGATCATCCTCACCTCTCCTGGCCACATGTTCACTTTCCGGCTCTTCATCCAATTCCTCGGCTCTGTCCGTCTGAAACGCTCCATCTTCAGCTCCCTTTCCCTACACCGCCGGGGAAACGCATCCGGTAAGATACACGCCAGCTCTGATGTTGATATGAACATCCAAATATTGTAAAATTAAAACCTTCTGTCTCCATTGAGGCTGCGGAGGACTGTTGGTGGTCGGAGAGGAGACTTCTTGTGCCTCAAAGGACAGATTTGTCTGAGGATGAAGTGGAAACAGGTGAGCTCTTTAGGAGAAATGCTAAAGACAAATAAATCGGATCCATCTGGGAACAAAAGACGGACGAACACTTAATCTGCCCTCAAAAAACTCAAGATTTATTCAGGCATCCCCTGAACCCTGCTCTGCCCAGTTAATATACTATCTAATATATACTAACTATATAAATATAGTTGGTGATGTCATTGTATAAATGCATCATTGTGACTTCCTGTTGTTCTGTATGATTCATGTCGAATCAATCAGCTCGAAAACTCAGATTTTGTTGCCATTGTTGTCTTTTCATCGATTTAGCAGCCTTTAGATTTAGAGCCTTCTGGCTGGCGCTGGAACATTTATAgaaatgttgataaatgtgTTCGGTCCTAAATgtcaactgaaaaaaatcttGCTTTCATGTTCATGCAAATAGAGCAGCAGAGACTTAAGTTTGAGGTGCATTTTTCAATTTGAGCAACAGAAAATAACGAGAAACCAGTGAACACAGATGTATACTTTACATATACATTAAAAAATCAAATCCAGGAGATGGGGTTTCAGCGTGTGTTATAGTTTTTgctattttcaaaaaaaaaaaaaaaaaaggcatggcAGAAGATATAAGGTTTTGTAGGAGAACGAAGACAACCAGAGCAAAGAGTTAACAGAGGCAGCTGTGAAACAAGAGCTGCGATGTCTCACTTCAGAGTCGACTCGTTAGCGCGACAGAAACTCTCACAGCtaaggtgtaaaaaaaaacaaaaaaaaaacatcctgaatCACTGCATCCAAAACACAGCACACCAAAAGGCAGAGGTGAATGTGCCATGCACCGGCTCACAGTTACCTGATTGAAACACATGATATATTGGGGCGTACTGCTAGAATAGACAGAGGCAAAGACGGGCTcctgggagagaggaggaattAGGAGAGAGAGCAGCTAAAGCCTTTAAGAAATTAGTCTTAAAATGGATGTCTTCATGATGGAGATATGGACGGATCAGTGCAATGCAGTGCTTTATTTACAGACTCACCCAGCACTGAGGGGCGACACTGAGAGCGACCTCTGGCTCTTCCTGCAGAGGAAAGTATGAAGGACATGGAAGGACATCATGATAAACAGAAGGAAGGTAATTATAAGTTGTTAGAAATGAACaggatacacatacacacacacacacactgccaccaTGATGCAGCTGAGATGAAAAGGTCATAAAAGGGTCAACTTTTAACCACCCCAGTCATCAGTGTGTTTACATTCCACATCATATGTAAACAATAGCGATCCTGGATACGGCGATTCCCCGGTAACTCAAGTCTGATCTGCAGATATTAACACATAGCAGCAGATGCAGAGCGTCGCTGCTGGGAGCTGCCGCGGCGTATCTGGTTTCACTGGCATGACAAATACCCAAATCTGACCACAGGACAGAGTGAACCCGCTCACCTCCAACCACAGGAGGAGGGTTGAATCGTGgactcaaaacattttaatgtcagcTGTGTGTCCAGTGGGATCTAATCAAGTCCAAGTCTGAACGAATCATTTACAAGGATGGGATGGACAACCTGAAAAGATAAAGGAGCTTTTGTATAATTTAATGCCAAGTCACATGTCTTTTCAGAGAAAACCTCCCCCGTACACCCCTTGACCTTTCCTCTGTCACCAGAATGGCCTAAAAAGCCTAAAAATAATGAGCCCAAAGTAAAAAAAGCCTCACCCATTTCATGGATTTTGGACTTTGGATTACACTCATGACCCTGGACTCTAGTGAAAGTCAActttaaaaccaaataaacGGAATGAAGAGCCAAAGTCACAGAATCAGAATCTGTAACGTCCCTTCGCTGTCAAACCTCTCTCTCTTACTGCTGACAGTCTAAAAGCCACCGGCTCCAGACCGGACTCTGAGAGGATTAGAGACTTCCTTTCACTGACTCTGCTGCCGTCATCAGCATCCATACTGAAGACGTGTGTTTTACCTGACTGGTTGTCTCCTGCGCTTCACAGGAGCCGTCCAACGGCGTGACCTGAACGTGTCCAGAGTCTTTGGCCACCTCATCTTGTTGCCTTTAGACAGATCGCACACATAattgttctgtgttttctccACGTTATCAACGTCAGGGCATTTTCATACATACTTCAAAATGCCTGTTACTTACAGGACTCGTCCGGTGGAGTTTGGGCTTTGCTCCACAGAGGACGCCGTATGCTGCTGTGGCCTGTCCTCCTGAGGAGCTTCTGGCTCTGAAGAGTCTCTGACTGGAGTACAGGCGATGGTTTCCCTCCTGTTTCGAGCTCTCTGCCTCCAGGGAGCGCCGGCCACCGAAGCTCCCTCCACGCCTGTAGCCCCCCGTCTGTGTCTCCGTGGTGGTGCTATAATTTCTTGCCTATCTGTTCCCTCCGCCCTCCCCCGTATCACAGCCTCTCCACAACCTCCCCCGTTCTGTTCATGGCTGTGCGGCGCCTCCGTTTGGCCGCCCTCcgccctgctctgctctgcgaCACCGGAGCGGCTTTTCTTCAGGATTCCTCTCAGGCCGGGCTCAGAGTCGCGGCTCTGCGGGCCCTGCTGGCCTGGACTGGGCTCGGTGTCCGATCTCGGCAGAGAAAGACGAACCTCACTGGGCTTCAGGTTGACAGACGAGGCCTGCTGTCTGTCGGACAGATGAGGGGACAAACAGAAGGCGGGAAGCTGGACGGGGCCGCTCTGGAgctgagcagagaaaagaagatatTTAGAGAGTTAAGTTATCTGATTTTCTTGAATTTCTTATCACACCTTCTGCCTCATGTCTCATGTATGAAAACCAGTAAAATAAATGGATTTTAACTTGATACTGACCAAGGTGACCTCCTCCacagtgatgggctgtgtgcGGTACCGAGCCCCCTTCTGCCTGCGCCTCTCGGGGGGCCCGTCAGGTTGTCCGTCCTCCTGTTTTCCTGGCAGGGACAGTTTGTTGAAGAGGGCCAGTTTCTCGCTCATGCTCAGTCTGCAGCTCTCGTCGCCATCTTCCTCCAACTCCGCCTGTCCACTCTGGGACTCCTCTGGGGGGGTCGGTGTGGTtgtgctgcaaaaaaaacaaaaatggtgaCAAggtataaataaaatcaacatttcaaCAGCAAAATGATGAACGTCTATATTTCAACATAATTTATAAAATGCAGTTCTTTGGAAGGAGAAAATGACTTCATGTATATTCATCTGAAAACTTGCACATATGTGTccgctgtgtgtttgtagattaatttgttttcctttgaaacTCTAACTTATTGGTGTGTGTCAAAGCACTTTGACTTGGTTTTTCAATATTATCAAAGTTAGAGTCAgagtatatacagtatgtgttcaCATATTCCCACCACTGATGCTGGACTATCTGGCCCACCTGATAGCCACCATTTCCTCACAGGTGATTGGCTGAGTGAGGAAGCGATGGTCGTTGCCACGGCGTGCCCTGCGTTCGTGGCAGACGCTGCCTGCCCGAGGCTTCAGGAAGGCCGAGGCCTCGGGGGCTGCAGACTTTTCCAGCTCCTGCAGAGGAATCACAGACGGACATCAGTATCAACATGTGACCACACGTTTTGTGTTCACGTTCAGGACCAACGGCAGCCTCAGCTGATGCACTCCGCCTGCTAAATTAGTAATAAGAGAGACCACAAAAATGGCAGTGAAACCCCCCCCAGTTCTATTTGTATGGACAGAGGGACGGGGTGGGGGAGAGGGCAGGTCAGATAGCTGGTAAATAAAGCAGCCCGCCGTGATGTGGAGTGCCATGGCTACA is part of the Echeneis naucrates chromosome 8, fEcheNa1.1, whole genome shotgun sequence genome and harbors:
- the svilc gene encoding supervillin isoform X7 — translated: MVAPVMKSLTHTLRLDVEEDENCKADVKTDDRAKMSVAAKMSLFKELEKSAAPEASAFLKPRAGSVCHERRARRGNDHRFLTQPITCEEMVAISTTTPTPPEESQSGQAELEEDGDESCRLSMSEKLALFNKLSLPGKQEDGQPDGPPERRRQKGARYRTQPITVEEVTLLQSGPVQLPAFCLSPHLSDRQQASSVNLKPSEVRLSLPRSDTEPSPGQQGPQSRDSEPGLRGILKKSRSGVAEQSRAEGGQTEAPHSHEQNGGGCGEAVIRGRAEGTDRQEIIAPPRRHRRGATGVEGASVAGAPWRQRARNRRETIACTPVRDSSEPEAPQEDRPQQHTASSVEQSPNSTGRVLQQDEVAKDSGHVQVTPLDGSCEAQETTSQEEPEVALSVAPQCWEPVFASVYSSSTPQYIMCFNQTNLSFEAQEVSSPTTNSPPQPQWRQKGKGAEDGAFQTDRAEELDEEPESEHVARREADTNETITAAPICASKETSRQPAMEFEAPQSSPPEVKQETPGDESSTFDGGFRSDRPPPSACDAPPCGDVTAAESEQDLDVLCQTNTPILTSAVAQHRRSVRPSRRTQGSRNPLRALAAREDIRQDFMGEGVNAAAEDQIQAEKKSKNSDSHPVRPDGLSLSSDAAGAKSHPPFSSLMLIHIKGRRHVQVRLVEPSVRSLNSGDCFLLVSPEHCIVWSGAFANEQEKSKASELASLIQSQRDLGCQASQVVHLEEGQNSDHAVASDFWSLLGGRAQYRGAGAPEEDEFYERGVVESNCVYRLVENRLVPHEQAWASIPTVSLLGSAEALVFDFGSEVYLWQGRDVSCSRKNIALQLTHQVWVGAYDYSNCRVNPLDPTQCNPGIQLKGEGRPSWALFAVLSENSETALFWEKFKDWTGVSGDKEEAALLNKDTQSVQVQTPQPVSPTSDLLNPCDAKALASGQSQEGDGLVHSVLGGVDIQRGHGVITLEEGRRAELKTIAVDTWHVQEFDDSEIPVASNGQLHEGDSYVIRWTYSITAVDKANSWDGCGREPGQKENAAFFLWRGRHSNVSGRDTAAFLSIGMKNLEESQVVVPQGKEPPCFLQLFQGGLVIHKGRREEGSANAAEWRLFCVRGELPEEGSLFEVDCCCAGLRSRGSVVLLNSQRELLYLWTGCKAQNSTREVGKRAVESLSQMCPPELGLSKSSSVKVQVVEEGSEPADFWTALGQMDRKTYDCMLHDPGKYNFTPRLFHLSAASGSFEGEELQSPCRLPGLVMAMPFVQESLYSVPQPALFLLDNRLEVYLWQRGQPEQTESSASAWSRWHNERRCAMQTALHYCKEMNPRRPPQAYLVLEGAEPLTFTNVFPHWDWSLGPHTQGDTGRAKLTLVQDALAQLLKSQYPLEELLRSPLPEGVDPQQLEVYLSDQDFQTVLEMKRDEYASLPSWKQIDLKKSKGLFC
- the svilc gene encoding supervillin isoform X6, translated to MENPVLEPRSERIARYKAERRRELAERYGNTEELPSKWVRRDGREVHDPASQAHRGAMNSEGLSERVNGRTRGVTNGLEADTPGESSYLGRLDVEEDENCKADVKTDDRAKMSVAAKMSLFKELEKSAAPEASAFLKPRAGSVCHERRARRGNDHRFLTQPITCEEMVAISTTTPTPPEESQSGQAELEEDGDESCRLSMSEKLALFNKLSLPGKQEDGQPDGPPERRRQKGARYRTQPITVEEVTLLQSGPVQLPAFCLSPHLSDRQQASSVNLKPSEVRLSLPRSDTEPSPGQQGPQSRDSEPGLRGILKKSRSGVAEQSRAEGGQTEAPHSHEQNGGGCGEAVIRGRAEGTDRQEIIAPPRRHRRGATGVEGASVAGAPWRQRARNRRETIACTPVRDSSEPEAPQEDRPQQHTASSVEQSPNSTGRVLQQDEVAKDSGHVQVTPLDGSCEAQETTSQEEPEVALSVAPQCWEPVFASVYSSSTPQYIMCFNQTNLSFEAQEVSSPTTNSPPQPQWRQKGKGAEDGAFQTDRAEELDEEPESEHVARREADTNETITAAPICASKETSRQPAMEFEAPQSSPPEVKQETPGDESSTFDGGFRSDRPPPSACDAPPCGDVTAAESEQDLDVLCQTNTPILTSAVAQHRRSVRPSRRTQGSRNPLRALAAREDIRQDFMGEGVNAAAEDQIQAEKKSKNSDSHPVRPDGLSLSSDAAGAKSHPPFSSLMLIHIKGRRHVQVRLVEPSVRSLNSGDCFLLVSPEHCIVWSGAFANEQEKSKASELASLIQSQRDLGCQASQVVHLEEGQNSDHAVASDFWSLLGGRAQYRGAGAPEEDEFYERGVVESNCVYRLVENRLVPHEQAWASIPTVSLLGSAEALVFDFGSEVYLWQGRDVSCSRKNIALQLTHQVWVGAYDYSNCRVNPLDPTQCNPGIQLKGEGRPSWALFAVLSENSETALFWEKFKDWTGVSGDKEEAALLNKDTQSVQVQTPQPVSPTSDLLNPCDAKALASGQSQEGDGLVHSVLGGVDIQRGHGVITLEEGRRAELKTIAVDTWHVQEFDDSEIPVASNGQLHEGDSYVIRWTYSITAVDKANSWDGCGREPGQKENAAFFLWRGRHSNVSGRDTAAFLSIGMKNLEESQVVVPQGKEPPCFLQLFQGGLVIHKGRREEGSANAAEWRLFCVRGELPEEGSLFEVDCCCAGLRSRGSVVLLNSQRELLYLWTGCKAQNSTREVGKRAVESLSQMCPPELGLSKSSSVKVQVVEEGSEPADFWTALGQMDRKTYDCMLHDPGKYNFTPRLFHLSAASGSFEGEELQSPCRLPGLVMAMPFVQESLYSVPQPALFLLDNRLEVYLWQRGQPEQTESSASAWSRWHNERRCAMQTALHYCKEMNPRRPPQAYLVLEGAEPLTFTNVFPHWDWSLGPHTQGDTGRAKLTLVQDALAQLLKSQYPLEELLRSPLPEGVDPQQLEVYLSDQDFQTVLEMKRDEYASLPSWKQIDLKKSKGLFC